One stretch of Paenibacillus sp. FSL R5-0341 DNA includes these proteins:
- a CDS encoding carbohydrate ABC transporter permease → MQQDKTWGNRIFDFVNHGLLLLIGIVTVIPFIYILAVSFTSPHEVAKGGFILFPKEFSLAAYRYIFSTDTLIRSLGVSVYITVIGTFINLLFTSLMAYPLSRRYLRGRQPILLGVLFTMLFSGGMIPTYFVVKSLHLTDTLWSLMLPTAISAFNLIVLKNFFQAIPDELEDAAKIDGCNDVSVLFRIVLPLSMPAMATFSLFYAVAHWNSFFSAVIYINDSEKWPVQVWLREIVILAQSRIGDTSIEETEIQPLTIRMAVIVFSTIPIMLVYPFLQKHFAKGVMLGSVKG, encoded by the coding sequence ATGCAACAGGATAAAACGTGGGGCAACCGGATCTTTGATTTTGTGAATCACGGCTTGCTGCTGTTGATTGGAATCGTGACGGTCATCCCGTTCATTTATATTTTGGCTGTCTCGTTTACCAGTCCGCATGAAGTGGCCAAGGGAGGATTCATTCTTTTTCCAAAAGAGTTCTCTCTGGCTGCGTACCGTTACATTTTCTCTACAGATACCTTGATTCGCAGTCTGGGTGTATCGGTCTATATTACGGTGATCGGTACTTTCATTAACCTGCTGTTTACGTCACTTATGGCGTATCCGCTCTCCAGAAGATATTTGCGTGGACGCCAGCCCATATTGCTGGGTGTATTGTTCACGATGCTCTTCAGTGGCGGGATGATTCCAACATACTTTGTCGTGAAATCCTTGCACCTGACAGATACGTTGTGGTCGCTGATGCTGCCTACCGCTATTAGTGCATTCAACTTGATCGTACTCAAAAACTTCTTCCAGGCCATTCCGGACGAACTTGAGGATGCAGCCAAAATTGATGGATGTAACGATGTCAGCGTATTGTTCCGGATTGTACTGCCGTTGTCCATGCCAGCGATGGCGACATTTTCACTCTTTTACGCGGTGGCCCACTGGAACAGTTTCTTCAGCGCTGTTATCTATATTAACGATAGTGAGAAGTGGCCTGTCCAAGTCTGGCTGCGTGAGATTGTCATTCTGGCACAGAGCCGAATCGGAGACACAAGTATTGAAGAGACCGAGATCCAGCCACTTACCATTCGCATGGCCGTTATCGTATTCTCTACGATTCCGATTATGCTGGTATATCCATTCCTGCAAAAGCACTTTGCTAAAGGCGTGATGCTGGGTTCGGTGAAAGGTTGA
- a CDS encoding helix-turn-helix domain-containing protein, giving the protein MPKYLLRLLCFTLILGALPVIVIGSVSYTIASRDIEQKVRESNLQILHQTQMRVEQVLRSLQLSSIQYVNSPLVLQAMKKPLDSSEFQEIRDLTSGFNNLQAVTNIDQAYLVNLDEDWVVSMRSFGKLDDFSIRDRIGSYLTYTNSLFWVTQNASSAKESVPVSAGMGELTPEQAPTLISSDNVVSMVFKIPMVPTNVKPKGFLVIDIADAELSTFLSRNPNSGDLYVLDREQKYFLNDTQQGTKYDTLNKEIHEIVQTTGEPEGFFSAEVEGNQVAVSYRQSPLNGWLYVSVVSLGQITAQSQKIALVTGIATLVMLCVTGLFAIYGSRRMYSPISRLLQFTKGLDAPVAPSGRRQDEFIYIEEQLSTLFSSEKTMREQMKGQHVHLQEFFMTKLLTGKISEEDFRYQGELYDFPTGWASLGVLMLQIDTLEGTRYEEQDRDLLLFAVNNMVGELLPSAVRFTPVMLDDAQVTVLASELTDEVKLKEWMHTQADWIRERVVTYLNLPVSIGISRSYTCIGDTPRAVQESREALQGRVSLGSRIILHYEDIQPRGQMEAALYTQLRMIEDQLASALKQGDEEKTDAYFKQYLGLLADKKLHFSEYPVIMVQLLSRVYQLVQEQGGDVAEVLGEKASMAHLLKLSTLDEMTNWFRKRLFLPVIRFWREQEESQYMNIARRMIRLIEERYDRELSLEACAAELNFHPVYLSRVFKKEAGVNFTEYLAEYRMEKAKTWLQTTNLKISEIAEKLNYTNPTAFIRTFRKITGTTPGKYREQQR; this is encoded by the coding sequence TTGCCTAAGTATTTACTGCGTTTGCTCTGCTTTACCCTGATTCTCGGAGCCCTTCCAGTCATTGTTATTGGTTCCGTCTCGTATACGATTGCATCGCGTGACATTGAGCAGAAGGTACGTGAGAGCAATCTTCAGATATTGCATCAGACCCAAATGCGGGTAGAACAAGTTCTGCGCAGCCTGCAATTATCATCCATCCAGTATGTAAATTCGCCTTTGGTACTACAAGCGATGAAGAAGCCACTAGACAGCAGCGAGTTTCAGGAGATTCGTGATCTGACTTCCGGCTTTAACAACTTGCAAGCGGTTACGAACATTGACCAAGCCTATCTGGTTAATCTGGATGAAGATTGGGTTGTTTCGATGCGTTCTTTTGGCAAATTGGATGATTTCAGCATTCGAGACCGGATTGGCTCCTATCTGACCTATACCAACAGTCTGTTCTGGGTCACTCAGAATGCGAGTTCTGCCAAAGAAAGTGTACCTGTGTCAGCAGGCATGGGTGAATTAACACCCGAACAGGCACCTACCCTTATATCATCCGATAATGTGGTGAGCATGGTATTCAAGATTCCGATGGTACCGACGAATGTGAAACCCAAAGGCTTTCTGGTCATCGATATTGCTGACGCGGAGCTTAGTACATTTCTGAGTCGCAATCCGAATTCCGGGGACTTGTACGTTCTGGACCGGGAACAGAAATATTTTTTGAATGATACCCAGCAAGGTACGAAATATGACACTTTAAATAAAGAAATCCACGAGATCGTCCAGACGACGGGAGAGCCAGAGGGTTTCTTCAGTGCGGAGGTGGAAGGTAACCAGGTGGCAGTTAGCTATAGGCAATCTCCGCTCAACGGCTGGTTATACGTGTCCGTTGTATCTCTTGGACAGATTACGGCCCAGTCACAGAAAATTGCATTGGTTACCGGTATCGCTACACTGGTCATGTTATGTGTAACGGGATTGTTCGCCATATACGGCAGTCGGCGGATGTACTCACCGATCTCCAGATTGCTGCAGTTTACGAAGGGGTTGGATGCTCCAGTTGCTCCATCAGGGCGGCGTCAGGATGAATTTATCTATATCGAGGAGCAGCTGTCAACGTTGTTCAGTTCGGAGAAAACGATGCGTGAGCAGATGAAGGGGCAGCATGTGCACCTCCAGGAGTTTTTTATGACCAAACTGCTGACAGGCAAAATCTCGGAAGAGGATTTCAGATATCAGGGAGAATTATACGATTTTCCGACAGGGTGGGCGAGTCTCGGCGTACTCATGCTCCAGATCGATACCTTGGAAGGGACCCGATATGAGGAACAGGATCGCGATCTGCTGCTGTTTGCTGTCAACAATATGGTAGGTGAGCTCCTTCCTTCGGCAGTTCGGTTCACCCCCGTCATGCTGGACGATGCTCAGGTCACCGTACTTGCCTCCGAACTGACGGATGAGGTGAAGCTGAAGGAATGGATGCATACCCAGGCAGACTGGATTCGCGAACGTGTCGTGACCTATCTGAATCTGCCTGTAAGTATCGGCATCAGTCGTTCTTACACTTGTATTGGAGATACGCCAAGAGCAGTTCAGGAGAGCCGCGAGGCACTGCAAGGCCGGGTGAGTCTGGGCAGCCGTATTATTTTACATTACGAGGATATACAGCCACGTGGTCAGATGGAGGCTGCGTTGTATACCCAATTACGCATGATCGAGGATCAGCTCGCTTCTGCGCTCAAGCAAGGAGATGAAGAGAAGACGGACGCCTACTTTAAGCAATATTTGGGGTTGCTTGCAGACAAGAAGCTTCATTTCAGTGAATACCCCGTCATTATGGTTCAGTTATTGTCTCGTGTATATCAGCTTGTGCAGGAGCAAGGCGGAGATGTAGCCGAAGTGCTGGGTGAAAAAGCATCCATGGCACATTTGCTCAAGTTGTCCACATTGGACGAGATGACCAATTGGTTCCGCAAGCGGTTGTTCCTGCCCGTTATCCGTTTCTGGCGAGAGCAGGAAGAATCCCAATACATGAATATTGCGAGGCGCATGATTCGCTTGATCGAGGAACGTTATGATCGTGAATTGTCGCTGGAAGCCTGTGCCGCTGAGCTTAATTTTCATCCTGTCTACCTAAGTCGGGTATTCAAGAAGGAAGCAGGAGTCAATTTTACGGAATATCTCGCAGAGTATCGTATGGAAAAAGCGAAGACTTGGCTGCAAACGACGAATCTTAAAATATCGGAAATTGCCGAGAAATTAAACTATACCAATCCAACCGCATTTATCCGTACATTTCGCAAAATCACAGGAACGACCCCCGGCAAGTACCGGGAGCAGCAGCGATAA
- a CDS encoding extracellular solute-binding protein, producing MSPKGPMSRLGGIVVIGAMSAGLLAGCGGEKAPAAEEGKLPISISLMQVGDIPAKENGIEQKIEEYTNTDVNVQWIPQSAFDDKVNVMVASGEMPTIMRVNYVPTTFNAAKTGLFWELGPYLKDYKNLSAQSEAYFNNIKIEGKVYGIPNFRDIGRTAIVYRKDWFDTLKLDIPKTLDDWYEVMRSIRKDDPDGNGKEDTYGALLFKKYNEGVSSPLTRIAVSIGGVNKWGVDDAGKLTPEFLTTEYVDTMKLFKRLFSEGLINSDFPALDPSDADKKMDSGLVGMKLNGVAQNGKSSQQRLTPNAPDGKIDVAPFQGTDGIRIAGEPGNYGMLVIPKASVTDEEQLKQVLTFLDQLMDEELSALQLRGLLDVHYTKTADGKTELKDFDAYQREVKPYRDNLLSIEGYNVPELVDVPIGMKGTKMARENEQYAIANPALTLSSAIYTERGQELDQMIWDAQTKYIMGKIDDAGWEQEIASWRKAGGDQLITELEASYKELNGK from the coding sequence ATGAGTCCAAAAGGTCCAATGTCCCGTTTAGGCGGAATCGTTGTTATTGGTGCAATGTCCGCTGGGCTGCTTGCAGGTTGCGGGGGAGAGAAAGCACCTGCTGCAGAGGAAGGTAAACTTCCCATTTCCATCTCTTTAATGCAGGTTGGTGATATACCGGCCAAGGAGAACGGGATTGAACAGAAGATTGAGGAATATACGAATACGGATGTCAATGTACAGTGGATTCCTCAGTCTGCTTTTGATGATAAAGTGAACGTTATGGTTGCTTCAGGCGAGATGCCTACCATTATGCGTGTGAATTATGTACCGACAACGTTTAATGCCGCCAAAACGGGACTGTTCTGGGAACTGGGGCCTTACTTGAAGGATTATAAAAACCTGTCTGCCCAATCCGAGGCTTATTTTAACAATATTAAAATTGAAGGCAAGGTCTACGGTATTCCGAACTTCCGGGATATTGGCCGGACTGCGATCGTATATCGCAAGGACTGGTTTGATACGTTGAAGCTGGATATACCCAAAACGCTGGATGACTGGTATGAAGTGATGCGCTCTATTCGTAAGGATGACCCTGACGGAAATGGTAAAGAGGATACGTACGGTGCACTGCTCTTTAAAAAGTATAATGAGGGTGTCTCTTCTCCACTGACACGGATTGCTGTAAGTATTGGCGGCGTTAACAAATGGGGTGTGGACGATGCCGGGAAATTGACTCCGGAGTTCCTGACCACCGAATATGTGGATACGATGAAGCTCTTCAAGCGACTGTTCAGCGAGGGATTAATTAATAGTGACTTCCCTGCCCTTGACCCTTCCGATGCGGACAAAAAAATGGATTCGGGCCTGGTTGGCATGAAGCTGAATGGTGTGGCTCAGAACGGAAAGTCCTCTCAGCAACGGCTTACGCCTAATGCTCCGGATGGGAAGATTGATGTGGCTCCATTCCAGGGAACCGATGGTATTCGAATCGCCGGGGAGCCAGGAAACTATGGAATGCTGGTGATCCCGAAGGCGTCCGTAACGGATGAGGAACAATTGAAGCAGGTTCTCACGTTCCTGGATCAGTTGATGGATGAGGAATTGAGCGCGTTGCAGCTCCGTGGGTTGCTCGATGTGCACTACACCAAGACTGCTGATGGGAAAACCGAACTCAAGGATTTTGACGCTTATCAGCGTGAAGTGAAGCCATATCGGGATAATCTGTTAAGCATAGAAGGCTATAACGTGCCTGAACTAGTCGATGTTCCGATTGGCATGAAAGGAACGAAGATGGCGCGTGAGAATGAGCAGTATGCCATAGCCAATCCGGCACTCACCTTGTCTTCGGCGATCTATACTGAGCGTGGTCAGGAGCTTGATCAAATGATCTGGGATGCGCAGACCAAGTACATTATGGGGAAAATCGATGATGCTGGTTGGGAGCAGGAAATCGCGAGCTGGAGAAAAGCTGGTGGTGATCAATTGATCACTGAACTCGAAGCATCCTATAAGGAGTTAAACGGAAAATAA
- a CDS encoding cysteine-rich CWC family protein yields MSAEQDNQEHIHIHVLVCPLCGEANRCSYAAGHPHSECWCNRATFPEGVFDRIPPEQRRKSCICQRCLDDYANKLQQKEEPHS; encoded by the coding sequence ATGTCTGCAGAACAAGACAATCAAGAGCACATCCATATCCATGTTCTTGTCTGCCCATTATGCGGGGAAGCTAATCGCTGTTCCTATGCCGCAGGACATCCTCATTCGGAATGCTGGTGTAACCGGGCTACTTTCCCCGAGGGTGTGTTTGACCGCATTCCGCCAGAGCAGCGCCGAAAATCGTGCATATGTCAACGCTGTTTGGATGACTATGCCAATAAACTCCAACAAAAAGAAGAGCCACACAGTTAA
- a CDS encoding glycoside hydrolase family 88 protein has translation MKETLQFTSVRMAQQFMESYRNHELYPKWHYENGCLLKALEELYTHTGEQKYFDYIRELMDHFVQDDGSIRSYTIEEYNLDQINQGKSLFLLHEKTGEDKYRKAAELLMTQLKGQPHTSEGGFWHKKIYPFQMWLDGLYMATPYLTQYGAVTGEEKWFDKAALQLLLVEQRTRDPRSGLLYHAWDESKEQRWSSGETGCSPHVWSRAMGWYVMAVVDTLDYLPVDHPQRGQIVGIFERVANALVHVQDQQTGLWPHLLDQPGRERNYLEASGTSMFVYALAKGVRKGYLSGKFKAVAEKGYQGLLQHLLQTDREGVLSLTQCNGGAGLGGSPYRDGSYEYYVTESIRINDPKSVAPFILAGVEIELYKSN, from the coding sequence ATGAAGGAAACATTGCAATTCACATCCGTGCGCATGGCACAGCAGTTCATGGAAAGTTATCGCAATCATGAGCTGTACCCCAAATGGCATTATGAGAACGGCTGTCTGCTGAAAGCGCTGGAGGAGCTGTATACGCACACGGGCGAGCAAAAGTATTTTGACTACATCCGTGAGCTGATGGATCATTTCGTGCAGGACGATGGGTCGATTCGCTCCTATACGATCGAGGAATATAACCTGGATCAGATCAACCAGGGGAAATCGTTGTTCCTGTTGCACGAAAAAACGGGAGAAGATAAGTACCGCAAAGCTGCGGAGTTGCTGATGACTCAGCTCAAAGGACAGCCACATACAAGTGAAGGTGGATTCTGGCATAAAAAGATTTATCCTTTCCAGATGTGGCTGGATGGATTGTACATGGCTACTCCGTATCTGACGCAGTATGGCGCAGTGACAGGGGAAGAGAAGTGGTTTGACAAGGCTGCATTGCAGCTCTTGCTGGTGGAGCAACGTACACGTGATCCGCGTAGCGGTCTCTTGTACCACGCTTGGGATGAGAGCAAAGAGCAGCGCTGGAGTTCGGGGGAGACGGGATGTTCTCCACATGTCTGGAGCCGGGCGATGGGCTGGTATGTGATGGCGGTTGTGGACACATTGGATTACCTGCCGGTAGATCATCCGCAGCGCGGACAGATTGTGGGTATCTTCGAACGGGTAGCAAATGCACTTGTGCATGTGCAGGATCAACAGACTGGACTATGGCCACATCTGCTGGATCAACCGGGACGTGAGCGGAACTATCTGGAGGCTTCCGGGACATCGATGTTTGTCTATGCATTGGCCAAGGGTGTGCGTAAAGGATATCTGAGTGGCAAGTTCAAAGCAGTTGCTGAAAAAGGGTATCAGGGTCTGCTGCAGCATTTGTTGCAAACGGATCGTGAAGGCGTGCTGTCCTTGACGCAGTGTAACGGCGGAGCCGGTCTCGGAGGAAGCCCGTATCGTGACGGGTCATACGAGTATTATGTGACTGAATCCATTCGGATCAATGATCCGAAATCGGTCGCTCCGTTCATTTTGGCAGGGGTGGAGATTGAACTTTACAAGTCCAACTAA
- a CDS encoding DNA mismatch repair protein MutS, with protein sequence MNENTLNSLGYPQIQKNVADCAISYLGKRYARELKPMVDAHLIQLRLEETAEAAAVIRFGASIPLPSLDGMETIMDLLGTGYLFSERDFSHLAQFLRSCAQLMKYMEGKSGAAPTVSRYAASMILIAPLLSEIERCIHSGRIQDQASKELIRIRKKMTVNEERMKRKLDSLVSKHRSIMQEHVVSQRGGRTVLPIKKEFRKQVKGSVLDESGSGQTVYIEPIELVSLQMELAALQAEESREEMKILGDLTSLAESYNREIALNTETVGVLDFLFAKAKYAATMDGRTVRVNTQGHISLQRARHPFMGSSMVPLDFAIGRTYSSLVITGPNTGGKTVALKTLGLLTLMMQSGLLIPVEEGGEMAVYNEVAVDIGDGQSLEQALSTFSAHIRNMIGILEQANPSTLVLIDEMASGTDPGEGVGLSISMLEELHSRGATVVATTHFGEIKHFAAATPGFENARMEFDTVSLQPLYRLRIGEAGESYAYSIALKLGMPQRIIERSKSLSDQSISRDRTLGFTSPPLETKALLPARSVTVSDGPAELSKWDKWKQPKDSLGLHQKTTPRESVPPAPAKNFRKGDRVYAAYLNQSGIVCDGEDSRGNIGVMLKGRKVKIHKKRLTLHISANELYPGDDYDLDIVLETKENRKKRKLMGRKHVEGLQIELPPEE encoded by the coding sequence ATGAATGAGAACACATTAAACAGTTTGGGTTATCCACAAATTCAAAAAAACGTTGCAGACTGCGCCATTTCTTATCTGGGCAAACGTTATGCCAGAGAACTAAAACCGATGGTAGATGCTCACCTGATTCAGCTGCGCCTGGAAGAAACAGCAGAAGCGGCTGCAGTGATTCGTTTTGGCGCCAGTATCCCCCTCCCTTCACTGGACGGAATGGAAACCATTATGGATCTGCTCGGCACCGGTTATCTATTCAGTGAACGCGACTTCAGTCATCTCGCTCAGTTCCTGCGGAGCTGCGCACAACTCATGAAATACATGGAGGGCAAATCAGGGGCCGCTCCCACCGTCAGTCGCTATGCAGCATCCATGATTCTGATCGCACCTTTGCTGAGTGAGATTGAGCGCTGCATCCATAGTGGACGCATTCAGGATCAGGCCAGCAAGGAACTGATTCGAATTCGTAAAAAAATGACTGTGAATGAGGAGCGTATGAAACGAAAGCTCGATTCTCTCGTGAGTAAACATCGATCCATTATGCAGGAGCATGTCGTTAGTCAACGCGGAGGAAGAACAGTTCTGCCCATTAAGAAAGAGTTTCGTAAACAGGTGAAAGGCAGTGTACTGGATGAATCGGGAAGCGGGCAAACCGTATATATTGAACCCATTGAGTTAGTAAGTCTGCAGATGGAATTGGCCGCTCTACAAGCGGAGGAGTCCCGGGAGGAGATGAAAATTCTCGGTGATTTAACCTCCCTGGCCGAATCGTATAACCGTGAAATCGCCCTGAACACCGAAACGGTAGGTGTATTGGACTTCCTATTTGCCAAAGCCAAATATGCCGCCACCATGGACGGACGTACCGTTCGAGTCAATACTCAGGGCCACATCAGCCTTCAACGTGCACGTCATCCATTCATGGGTTCTTCCATGGTTCCCCTTGATTTTGCCATCGGCAGAACGTACTCGTCGCTCGTTATTACTGGCCCGAATACCGGGGGTAAAACGGTCGCACTCAAAACACTTGGTTTGCTAACCCTGATGATGCAATCCGGTCTACTTATCCCAGTGGAGGAAGGTGGTGAGATGGCTGTTTATAACGAGGTAGCGGTTGATATTGGTGACGGGCAGAGTTTGGAACAAGCGCTCAGTACATTCTCCGCACATATTCGCAATATGATTGGCATACTGGAACAGGCCAATCCATCGACGCTGGTGCTCATTGATGAGATGGCTTCTGGCACAGATCCCGGTGAAGGCGTTGGTCTTTCTATCTCCATGCTGGAGGAACTGCATAGCCGCGGAGCAACCGTTGTGGCGACAACACATTTTGGTGAAATCAAACATTTTGCTGCTGCCACCCCAGGATTCGAAAATGCCCGTATGGAATTTGACACCGTTTCTCTCCAGCCGCTGTATCGATTGCGTATCGGAGAAGCTGGTGAGAGCTATGCTTATTCCATCGCATTAAAGCTGGGCATGCCACAGCGTATTATCGAGCGCTCCAAGTCCCTGTCGGATCAAAGTATTTCGAGAGATCGTACATTAGGGTTCACGTCACCTCCTTTGGAAACTAAGGCCCTGCTGCCTGCTCGTTCCGTTACAGTATCAGACGGCCCAGCAGAGTTGTCCAAGTGGGATAAGTGGAAGCAACCAAAAGATTCATTAGGTCTCCACCAAAAAACAACACCAAGAGAGTCAGTTCCCCCTGCTCCTGCCAAAAATTTTCGCAAAGGGGATCGGGTATATGCAGCCTATCTCAATCAGTCGGGCATCGTCTGTGATGGGGAGGATAGCCGTGGAAATATCGGGGTCATGCTCAAGGGACGCAAAGTCAAAATCCATAAGAAACGCCTGACCCTGCATATATCTGCCAATGAGCTTTATCCAGGTGACGATTATGATTTGGATATTGTGCTAGAAACAAAGGAAAATCGAAAGAAGCGTAAATTGATGGGACGCAAACATGTGGAAGGCCTTCAGATCGAATTACCGCCTGAAGAATAG
- a CDS encoding extracellular solute-binding protein, producing the protein MKVTKKKAVAVLSTLALVTGLLAGCGSDEGQAAEGGVQNVSIAIAQVGDVPSKGNEVQQKIEAYTNTKLDIQWIPASAYNDKINVMIASSDMPKIVKVQYNPTVTSAMRNDVFWEVGPLLKDYKNLSAQNERFFDNIKVEGKIYGVPVFSDIARATVIYRKDWFEKLNLKVPTTPDEWYETIKTLATSDPDGDGQDNTFGLMLFKKYNEDQYSFTTRLGVSFGAPNKWKVEDDGSFTPEFMTPEYMQVLDLLKRLYDEKLLNQDFAVFDSTEAEKKYDSGVVGIRVGVAQNGKSQQERLSKNNPDGVVDIAGLLGANGDRVAGQTGNSGILAFPKSTVKSEEELKNLLSFLDKLMDPEMATLLMRGMEDKHYTKVGEDQVEMSDFDAFQREVKPYRDNLPYVEGYNVPKLKDTELGEKGTALAKELAEHAVPNPALTLYSPTYGDRGADLDQVIADAQTKYIMGKIDQSGWEKEIENWGNAGGNKIREEYAEDYKKQAQ; encoded by the coding sequence ATGAAAGTAACTAAAAAGAAAGCCGTAGCTGTCTTGAGCACACTGGCACTGGTGACAGGTTTGCTGGCAGGATGCGGATCAGATGAGGGTCAGGCTGCCGAGGGCGGCGTACAAAATGTGTCCATAGCCATTGCACAGGTGGGTGATGTGCCAAGCAAAGGCAATGAAGTTCAGCAAAAGATTGAAGCGTATACCAATACCAAACTGGATATCCAATGGATTCCGGCTTCGGCCTACAATGACAAAATCAACGTGATGATCGCTTCAAGCGATATGCCGAAAATTGTGAAGGTGCAATATAACCCAACGGTAACCAGCGCGATGCGCAATGACGTGTTCTGGGAAGTGGGACCTTTGCTGAAAGACTACAAAAATCTGTCGGCACAGAACGAGCGTTTTTTTGACAACATCAAGGTAGAGGGCAAAATCTATGGGGTTCCTGTATTCTCCGATATTGCGCGGGCTACAGTGATCTATCGCAAGGACTGGTTCGAGAAGCTGAATCTCAAGGTGCCAACGACACCGGATGAATGGTATGAAACGATCAAGACACTGGCAACCTCCGATCCGGATGGAGATGGTCAGGATAATACGTTTGGACTAATGCTTTTCAAAAAATATAATGAGGACCAATATTCCTTCACAACGCGCCTTGGCGTAAGCTTTGGTGCACCTAACAAGTGGAAGGTCGAAGATGATGGCAGCTTCACGCCGGAATTTATGACACCGGAATATATGCAGGTGCTGGATCTGCTGAAACGTTTGTACGATGAGAAACTGCTGAACCAGGACTTTGCCGTATTCGACTCTACGGAAGCGGAGAAAAAGTATGATTCCGGTGTTGTCGGTATTCGTGTTGGTGTTGCGCAGAACGGAAAAAGTCAGCAAGAGCGTCTGTCCAAAAACAATCCGGATGGTGTAGTAGACATCGCTGGTTTGCTTGGAGCGAACGGTGATCGTGTTGCAGGACAGACGGGTAACTCCGGCATTCTGGCATTCCCTAAATCAACGGTGAAATCGGAAGAAGAACTCAAAAACCTGCTCTCCTTCCTGGATAAATTGATGGACCCTGAGATGGCTACCCTGTTGATGCGTGGTATGGAAGACAAACATTACACCAAAGTGGGCGAAGATCAGGTAGAGATGAGTGACTTCGATGCATTCCAGCGTGAAGTGAAGCCTTATCGTGACAACCTTCCTTATGTTGAAGGATACAACGTACCAAAATTGAAGGATACCGAACTGGGTGAAAAAGGTACGGCACTTGCCAAGGAACTGGCGGAGCACGCTGTGCCAAACCCTGCGCTGACGTTATATTCTCCAACGTATGGTGACCGTGGGGCGGATCTGGATCAGGTGATTGCCGATGCACAAACCAAATACATTATGGGCAAGATCGATCAAAGTGGCTGGGAAAAGGAAATCGAGAATTGGGGTAATGCGGGTGGAAACAAGATTCGTGAGGAATATGCCGAAGATTACAAAAAACAGGCTCAATAA
- a CDS encoding sugar ABC transporter permease, with product MKAETAARTRPATRSDKNLLWRDIIKNRWLYIMLIPGVLYFVIFKYIPMYGITMAFQDYTPYKGILGSDWVGFKHFQRFFGEPQFWTLFRNTFLLAIYNIVFFFPLPIVLALMMNEVRRERFKRFVQTLVYVPHFVSWVVVVGVFYMLFTTEGGAINELLYNLTGQKVAFLLEPGWFRTMIVGQSIWKEVGWGTIIFLAALSGVDTQLYEAARIDGANRWRQTWHITLPAIRSTIVILLILRLGNFLDTGFEQIFLMLTPTNRDVGEVFDTYVYTKGLTQAQYSYSAAVGLFKSVVGLALVLGANTLAKKFGEEGVY from the coding sequence ATGAAAGCCGAAACGGCGGCTCGAACACGGCCCGCTACCCGCAGTGACAAAAACCTGCTGTGGAGAGACATTATCAAAAACCGGTGGCTGTATATCATGTTAATACCGGGTGTGCTTTACTTTGTTATTTTCAAATACATACCCATGTATGGCATCACGATGGCTTTTCAGGATTACACGCCTTACAAGGGCATCTTGGGAAGTGACTGGGTAGGGTTCAAACATTTCCAGCGTTTCTTTGGAGAACCGCAGTTCTGGACATTATTTCGGAATACGTTTTTGCTTGCCATTTATAACATTGTATTCTTTTTCCCACTGCCGATTGTACTGGCACTCATGATGAATGAAGTTCGCCGTGAACGGTTCAAACGATTTGTACAAACGCTCGTCTACGTTCCACACTTTGTTTCCTGGGTTGTTGTTGTCGGTGTATTCTACATGCTGTTCACAACCGAGGGCGGTGCCATTAATGAACTGCTCTATAACCTGACTGGACAAAAAGTGGCGTTCCTGCTTGAACCCGGATGGTTCCGAACGATGATTGTCGGACAATCCATCTGGAAAGAGGTTGGTTGGGGCACGATTATCTTCCTGGCGGCGCTTTCCGGTGTGGATACACAGCTCTATGAAGCTGCACGGATTGATGGTGCCAATCGCTGGCGCCAAACCTGGCACATTACGCTGCCGGCCATTCGCAGTACGATCGTCATTTTGCTCATTTTGCGTCTGGGCAATTTCCTGGATACAGGCTTTGAACAGATCTTCCTGATGCTGACTCCGACGAACCGGGATGTGGGCGAGGTATTCGATACCTACGTATACACGAAGGGTCTTACCCAGGCACAGTACAGTTATAGTGCTGCTGTCGGGTTGTTCAAATCGGTTGTCGGGCTGGCGCTTGTCCTTGGTGCCAATACGCTGGCCAAAAAATTCGGGGAGGAAGGCGTCTACTAA